One window of the Syntrophorhabdus sp. genome contains the following:
- a CDS encoding heme-binding protein — MRALKAVTLIGILVLFMMTGIAMAQQMPNPYGPNVNLATAKKVAAAAAAEAAKIKINVVIGVVDTGGNLVYLERFDVVQWGSVDVAVNKAKSSVMFKRPTKAFENILSSGGNMTYLTLDGIRAIEGGVPIIENGRIIGAIGVSGGSSAQDGVVARAGAAQVQ, encoded by the coding sequence ATGCGTGCGTTGAAAGCAGTAACCCTTATCGGTATTTTGGTCCTCTTCATGATGACCGGTATCGCGATGGCACAGCAGATGCCGAACCCTTACGGTCCGAACGTCAATCTGGCAACGGCGAAGAAGGTCGCGGCGGCAGCGGCGGCCGAGGCGGCGAAGATCAAGATCAACGTCGTGATAGGCGTTGTCGACACGGGCGGCAACCTGGTCTATTTGGAGAGGTTCGACGTTGTCCAGTGGGGCAGCGTTGACGTGGCGGTCAACAAGGCAAAGAGCTCTGTCATGTTCAAGAGGCCCACGAAGGCCTTCGAGAACATCCTGAGCAGCGGCGGCAACATGACGTACCTTACCCTCGATGGCATACGGGCCATTGAAGGCGGTGTCCCCATTATTGAGAACGGCAGGATCATCGGCGCCATCGGCGTCTCCGGCGGATCGTCCGCACAGGACGGCGTCGTGGCAAGGGCGGGCGCTGCGCAGGTACAGTGA
- a CDS encoding GNAT family N-acetyltransferase has product MADDLKKLLKPASVALVGASEGEGSVARPILLNLANFFKGEIFPVNPARTTLLGMECFRSVTAIGRPVDLAVVVVGADLVPDTIEECARAGIRGAVIISTMFTRGGAPDRQLLERLLEVRRRFGIRIIGPGSVGIISPDIGLNTSFLNVNPKLGNIAFVSQSGELGDATLKWGIEAGVGFSAFVSLGWKIDVDFGDVIDLLGDDLSTRSILLSMESVRDARKFMSSARGFARSKPIIVLKPGRFPESTAAAVSAAEDPWGDNEAYDAAFKRVGVVRVGEAKDLFNAAQVLDSSCVPAGPSLAILGNVKTVGVLAADLLIELGGTIASLGPDSTDRLVRELDDEWNGKNPIDLGGTANARKYRDAITACLDDPAVDAVLVIYTPHATIIAEDIATAISALSRGTRKPVIVSLIGGEEMKKAAAILHEKNIPTYDTPEEAIRTYLQMFTYKKGLELLYETPEDLPIDQAPPKNHLKTLILRALTEDRGSLTSEESMTFLATYGIPIRPETQAAPNPGPDANDAGDGLYLTMARDRDFGSVIRFGIGGIGRSIFRDCAVGLPPLNQTLARRLMEDSRAYTMLRKRAGAADGVLSELERVIVNFSNLIVDFPEITGIDIDPLTVSKRGITADHVVISLGSGTPPAGKTYPHLVITPYPVRYVMPWRLRDGTEIMLRPVRPEDEPLLFELFGSLSERTETERFFSPIKDWTHQMLTRFCNIDYDREIVIVAEVREGQKRSIRGVSSLIVGAGQTSEFAVLIHDDYQGRGLGWKLIDVLIGIGQEREIEEIHGTVLTDNIRMLALLKKLNFRASKRPLGLTEVRLRLR; this is encoded by the coding sequence ATGGCGGATGATCTGAAGAAACTGCTTAAACCCGCATCGGTGGCCCTCGTCGGAGCAAGCGAGGGGGAAGGGTCTGTGGCAAGACCGATCCTTCTTAACCTGGCAAACTTCTTCAAGGGCGAGATATTCCCCGTCAATCCGGCACGGACGACGCTTCTCGGAATGGAATGCTTCCGCTCCGTTACGGCCATCGGCCGGCCCGTCGATCTTGCCGTCGTTGTCGTGGGGGCCGACCTTGTGCCCGATACCATCGAGGAATGCGCCCGGGCGGGAATACGGGGGGCTGTCATCATATCGACCATGTTCACCCGTGGGGGCGCCCCGGACAGGCAACTCCTGGAACGCCTGCTCGAGGTCCGCCGCCGCTTTGGCATCCGGATCATCGGCCCGGGCTCGGTGGGCATCATCAGTCCCGATATCGGACTCAACACGAGCTTTCTCAACGTCAATCCGAAGCTCGGCAATATCGCCTTCGTCTCCCAGAGCGGCGAGCTCGGCGATGCCACCCTGAAGTGGGGTATCGAGGCCGGCGTCGGTTTCAGTGCCTTCGTGTCCCTCGGCTGGAAGATCGATGTCGATTTCGGCGATGTCATTGATCTTTTGGGGGACGACCTGTCGACGCGCAGCATTCTCCTCAGCATGGAGAGCGTGCGGGATGCGAGGAAGTTCATGAGCTCGGCGCGCGGTTTCGCCCGTTCGAAGCCGATCATCGTGCTGAAACCGGGCCGCTTTCCCGAGAGCACGGCCGCAGCTGTCTCCGCCGCGGAAGACCCCTGGGGCGACAACGAAGCTTACGACGCCGCCTTCAAGCGCGTCGGCGTCGTGAGGGTGGGCGAGGCGAAGGACCTCTTCAACGCCGCCCAGGTCCTCGACTCGAGCTGCGTGCCCGCGGGCCCGAGCCTCGCCATCCTCGGGAACGTGAAGACCGTGGGCGTCCTGGCGGCCGACCTCCTCATCGAACTTGGCGGGACGATCGCCTCTCTCGGTCCCGACAGCACCGACCGCCTCGTCAGAGAGCTTGACGACGAGTGGAACGGAAAGAACCCCATTGACCTCGGCGGCACCGCCAATGCCCGGAAATACAGGGACGCGATCACCGCCTGCCTCGATGACCCCGCCGTCGACGCCGTCCTCGTGATCTACACGCCCCACGCCACAATAATCGCCGAGGACATCGCCACCGCGATCTCGGCCCTTTCTCGGGGGACGCGAAAACCCGTGATCGTCAGCCTCATCGGTGGTGAGGAGATGAAAAAGGCGGCCGCCATCCTCCACGAGAAGAACATCCCCACCTACGATACGCCTGAGGAGGCCATCAGGACGTACCTCCAGATGTTCACGTACAAAAAGGGCCTGGAACTCCTCTACGAAACCCCGGAAGACCTGCCCATAGACCAGGCCCCGCCGAAGAACCATCTCAAGACGCTCATCCTGAGGGCGCTCACGGAGGACCGGGGCAGTCTCACATCTGAAGAATCGATGACCTTTCTCGCCACCTACGGCATCCCCATCAGGCCGGAGACACAGGCAGCGCCGAATCCCGGACCCGATGCCAATGATGCCGGGGACGGCCTCTACCTGACCATGGCCAGGGACAGGGACTTCGGATCGGTGATCAGGTTCGGCATCGGGGGGATCGGCAGGAGCATATTCAGGGATTGCGCCGTCGGCCTGCCTCCGCTCAACCAGACACTGGCGCGGCGCCTCATGGAGGATTCACGGGCGTACACGATGTTGCGCAAGAGGGCCGGGGCGGCCGATGGTGTGCTATCGGAACTCGAACGTGTCATCGTCAATTTCTCGAACCTTATCGTGGACTTTCCGGAGATCACCGGCATCGATATCGACCCCCTGACCGTATCGAAGAGGGGAATAACCGCAGACCACGTCGTCATTTCCCTCGGTTCCGGCACGCCTCCCGCGGGGAAGACCTATCCCCATCTCGTCATCACGCCCTATCCCGTCCGGTACGTGATGCCATGGAGACTCAGGGACGGCACGGAGATCATGCTGCGCCCGGTGCGGCCCGAAGACGAACCGCTCCTCTTCGAGCTCTTCGGCTCCCTGTCGGAGCGGACGGAAACGGAGCGTTTCTTCAGCCCGATCAAGGACTGGACCCATCAGATGCTCACCCGGTTCTGCAACATAGACTACGACCGGGAGATAGTCATAGTTGCAGAGGTGAGGGAAGGTCAGAAAAGGTCGATACGGGGCGTTTCAAGCCTGATCGTGGGAGCGGGGCAGACGAGCGAGTTCGCCGTCCTCATACACGACGATTACCAGGGCAGAGGGTTGGGATGGAAGCTCATCGACGTCCTGATCGGCATCGGGCAGGAAAGGGAGATAGAGGAGATACACGGCACGGTGCTCACGGACAACATCAGGATGCTCGCCCTCTTGAAGAAACTCAACTTCCGCGCCTCCAAGAGGCCCCTCGGCCTCACCGAGGTGAGGCTCCGGCTCCGCTGA
- a CDS encoding GAF domain-containing protein, whose translation MKHVPGAASEKKEGADGIKMKDMEIPSRIVDVWQEVVDSISVLLSVPSVMINRLEPPELEIFRSNISSDNPFPSGTRMEMAGVYCEAAARRRKMVQVKDAREDPEWADSPTAKAGIFSYLGFPLFWPDGDVFGTICAVDTRKHEWGKQYSDVLATFKVAIEAHLALVTAMEELNRKNEELRNALGEVKTLRGLLPICSVCKKIRDDKGYWDQIETYIEKHSGAQFTHGICPDCVKNFYPELDE comes from the coding sequence ATGAAACATGTTCCTGGGGCAGCGTCGGAGAAGAAGGAGGGCGCGGACGGGATCAAGATGAAAGACATGGAAATACCTTCCCGTATCGTTGATGTCTGGCAGGAGGTGGTAGACTCCATCTCGGTACTCCTGTCGGTGCCGAGCGTGATGATAAACCGGCTGGAGCCCCCGGAACTGGAGATATTCCGCTCAAATATCAGCTCCGACAACCCTTTCCCATCGGGAACGCGCATGGAAATGGCGGGCGTCTACTGCGAGGCGGCGGCAAGGAGACGGAAAATGGTCCAGGTGAAGGATGCCAGGGAGGACCCTGAATGGGCCGATTCACCCACCGCGAAGGCCGGCATCTTCTCCTACCTCGGGTTCCCCCTTTTCTGGCCCGATGGCGACGTCTTCGGGACCATCTGCGCTGTCGATACCAGGAAACACGAGTGGGGGAAGCAATACAGTGACGTTCTCGCAACCTTCAAGGTCGCCATCGAGGCACACCTGGCCCTTGTCACCGCCATGGAGGAACTGAACCGGAAGAACGAGGAGCTTCGGAACGCGCTCGGTGAGGTCAAGACCCTCCGGGGGCTCCTGCCCATCTGCTCGGTCTGCAAGAAGATCCGTGATGACAAGGGATACTGGGACCAGATCGAGACCTACATCGAGAAGCATTCCGGCGCGCAGTTCACCCACGGGATATGCCCCGATTGCGTGAAGAACTTCTATCCTGAGCTGGACGAATGA
- a CDS encoding mechanosensitive ion channel family protein, translating to MLDALTSLDRFMAVYLIPVGWKVLGAIILWIVGSWLIRVIGNLSGRGMRAHKIDPTLVKYFDATIRVILKIVLVIAILSIFGIQTTSFVALIAAAGIAIGAAWGGLLANFAAGAFLIILRPFHVGEMISAAGVTGDVREIGLFATTIDTVDNLCVVVGNNKILSDNIINYTRNPFRRVDLKAQLAHGVDPREAADRLMDRIKAIPNVIDAPEPSVEILEFNLAGPVLAVRPFCNNKDYWQVFFDTNKTIQEVCATAGYPAPSTNQVIYHKPLAT from the coding sequence ATGCTCGACGCACTCACCAGTCTTGACCGTTTCATGGCCGTTTATCTCATTCCCGTCGGGTGGAAGGTCCTCGGCGCGATAATCCTCTGGATCGTGGGAAGCTGGCTCATCAGGGTCATCGGCAACCTGTCCGGGCGGGGCATGCGGGCCCACAAGATCGACCCTACCCTCGTGAAGTATTTCGATGCGACGATCCGCGTCATATTGAAGATAGTCCTCGTCATCGCGATCCTCTCCATTTTCGGGATCCAGACGACATCCTTCGTGGCGCTCATCGCCGCCGCCGGCATAGCCATCGGGGCCGCCTGGGGCGGTCTCCTGGCCAACTTCGCGGCCGGCGCCTTTCTCATCATACTCAGGCCCTTTCACGTGGGAGAGATGATATCCGCCGCCGGGGTCACGGGGGACGTGCGCGAGATCGGGCTTTTCGCGACGACGATCGACACCGTGGACAATCTCTGCGTTGTGGTGGGCAACAACAAGATCCTCTCCGACAACATCATCAATTATACCCGCAACCCCTTCCGGCGCGTGGACCTCAAGGCGCAACTTGCCCACGGCGTCGACCCCCGCGAGGCGGCGGACCGTCTCATGGACAGGATAAAGGCTATTCCCAACGTGATCGATGCCCCTGAGCCCAGCGTTGAGATCCTGGAGTTCAATCTGGCCGGGCCTGTCCTTGCCGTCAGGCCCTTCTGCAACAACAAGGACTACTGGCAGGTCTTCTTCGACACCAACAAAACCATACAGGAGGTCTGTGCGACCGCGGGCTATCCGGCCCCGTCGACGAACCAGGTCATCTACCACAAGCCTCTGGCGACATAA
- a CDS encoding HD domain-containing protein gives MNSAELDKRLLDIISDIAEGRYSDDIMELTKDDVPETVRTIAEAVALMMVKVEAREFRLQQLVEELKDLNEQVRNNTVAVVTAMAHALAARDTYTEGHASRVAELAHAIGREMGLAGEELEYVRLGGALHDIGKIGFPDILFGDHEGKLPSNLVKEINRHPSIGAKILKPLDFLGPAVDYVSAHHERLDGRGYPRGLKDNEIPLGAQIISVADIYDAITSERPYQKTRTSAEALAILRDIAGTRIRTDIVETLERVLAKSGAP, from the coding sequence ATGAACTCCGCCGAACTTGACAAGAGGCTTCTTGACATCATCTCCGACATTGCCGAAGGGCGGTACTCCGATGACATCATGGAGTTGACAAAGGACGATGTGCCGGAGACTGTCCGGACCATAGCCGAGGCCGTGGCGCTCATGATGGTCAAGGTGGAGGCCCGGGAGTTCCGCCTCCAGCAGCTCGTGGAGGAACTGAAGGACCTCAACGAGCAGGTCAGGAACAATACCGTGGCCGTGGTCACCGCTATGGCACACGCCCTGGCCGCGCGGGATACCTACACCGAGGGCCACGCGTCGCGGGTGGCGGAGCTTGCCCACGCCATCGGACGCGAGATGGGCCTTGCGGGCGAGGAGCTGGAATACGTTCGTCTGGGCGGGGCGCTTCACGATATCGGGAAGATCGGATTTCCGGACATCCTCTTCGGCGATCACGAGGGGAAGCTCCCGTCGAACCTTGTGAAGGAGATAAACCGCCATCCCTCCATAGGCGCGAAGATCTTAAAGCCCCTCGATTTCCTGGGGCCCGCCGTAGACTACGTCTCGGCCCACCACGAACGGCTTGATGGACGCGGTTATCCCAGGGGGCTCAAGGACAACGAGATCCCGCTCGGGGCCCAGATCATATCCGTTGCCGACATTTACGACGCCATCACTTCAGAGCGTCCCTACCAGAAAACAAGAACGTCCGCCGAGGCCCTTGCGATCCTGCGCGACATCGCGGGCACGCGCATCAGGACGGACATCGTCGAGACCCTGGAAAGGGTCCTGGCGAAGAGCGGCGCTCCCTGA
- a CDS encoding DUF937 domain-containing protein produces the protein MGFLDEIVKAGSQLLGGSGQGSGLMEQVLGIINDPRTGGLPGLVEMFRSNGLGDAVSSWIGTGDNSPVSGDEVAGAFGSDRIGEIARGLGVSESEASKGLADLLPQVIDRLTPDGTVPEGGLLDQALDMLKQRLSG, from the coding sequence ATGGGTTTTCTGGATGAGATCGTGAAAGCAGGAAGCCAGCTTCTCGGGGGTTCGGGCCAGGGGTCGGGATTGATGGAGCAGGTTCTGGGGATCATCAACGATCCGCGTACCGGCGGGCTCCCGGGTCTTGTCGAAATGTTCAGGAGCAATGGCCTGGGGGATGCCGTGTCTTCATGGATAGGAACGGGGGATAACAGCCCGGTCTCGGGTGACGAGGTAGCGGGCGCGTTCGGGAGCGACAGGATCGGGGAGATCGCCCGAGGACTTGGCGTGTCTGAGTCTGAAGCCTCAAAGGGCCTTGCCGACCTTTTGCCGCAGGTCATAGACAGACTCACGCCGGATGGGACAGTGCCTGAAGGCGGCCTGCTGGACCAGGCGCTCGATATGCTCAAACAGAGATTGTCGGGCTGA